One Prodigiosinella aquatilis DNA window includes the following coding sequences:
- a CDS encoding right-handed parallel beta-helix repeat-containing protein: MKCNLLFAVLFGTCVLAANAATTAAPDLKGFGTDTVAGSGGKIIRVTTLASTGTGSLRTALATKGARIIVFEVGGIIDLDEHDLKLTEPFVTIAGQTAPSPGITLIRGGMSISTHDVLMQHIRFRIGDAGHAKKSGFEKDVSLYGPSAYNVVVDHCSFAWGTDENLSVSGPRYDGQSGTAHNVTFSNNIIAEGLYDSSHSKGIHSMGTLVHDNVTNAAIIGNLYAQNNERNPWFKGNATGVIVNNLIYNPGKWAIRMGAIQSEWEGRTLPDKPKVAIVGNVMYHGKNTQSSLSLVGSNTTGGNVWMSDNLAYDTAGNAVAQTSGTGISLLKSAPVWPTGLTTIRSGSVVNQVTQKAGARPLDRDAVDKRIVSNFQKRTGSFIDSQNDVGGYPTATATKHTLTVPSSNVDEWLQTMAKALE; encoded by the coding sequence ATGAAATGTAATCTTTTATTTGCTGTATTATTTGGCACCTGCGTGTTGGCGGCTAACGCTGCAACAACCGCAGCGCCTGACTTAAAAGGATTTGGTACCGATACTGTGGCTGGCAGCGGCGGCAAGATTATCCGTGTCACCACTCTCGCCTCCACTGGCACGGGCTCACTGCGTACAGCACTGGCCACAAAAGGCGCGCGTATTATTGTTTTCGAAGTTGGTGGAATCATTGATCTGGATGAACATGACCTGAAACTAACAGAACCCTTTGTGACGATTGCTGGTCAAACCGCGCCATCACCAGGCATTACGCTGATCCGCGGCGGTATGTCCATTTCAACGCACGATGTACTGATGCAACACATCCGCTTCCGCATTGGTGACGCAGGCCACGCCAAGAAGAGCGGTTTTGAAAAAGACGTCTCTCTTTATGGCCCCAGCGCCTATAACGTCGTGGTCGATCATTGCAGTTTCGCTTGGGGAACTGACGAAAACCTATCGGTTTCCGGCCCCCGTTACGACGGCCAGTCAGGTACGGCCCATAATGTTACTTTTTCAAACAATATCATCGCCGAAGGCCTTTATGATTCCAGCCATTCCAAGGGCATCCACTCCATGGGAACACTGGTTCATGATAACGTGACCAATGCCGCCATTATCGGCAACCTCTATGCCCAGAATAACGAACGCAATCCCTGGTTTAAGGGCAACGCCACTGGCGTTATCGTCAATAACCTGATCTATAATCCCGGCAAATGGGCCATTCGGATGGGGGCGATACAAAGTGAGTGGGAAGGACGTACTCTGCCCGATAAGCCAAAAGTCGCCATCGTAGGTAACGTGATGTATCACGGTAAAAACACCCAATCCAGTCTGTCATTGGTCGGCAGCAATACCACTGGGGGTAATGTCTGGATGAGCGATAACCTGGCTTATGATACTGCGGGGAACGCTGTGGCCCAGACCTCTGGCACTGGCATCAGCCTGCTGAAATCCGCGCCGGTCTGGCCTACCGGGCTGACCACCATCCGTTCTGGTTCCGTAGTCAATCAGGTCACGCAAAAGGCAGGGGCGCGTCCACTGGATCGCGATGCGGTGGATAAACGCATTGTCAGTAACTTCCAGAAGCGCACGGGTTCTTTTATCGACAGCCAGAATGATGTCGGCGGCTATCCCACGGCAACAGCGACCAAACACACACTGACAGTACCATCCAGTAATGTAGACGAATGGCTGCAAACCATGGCAAAAGCACTGGAATAA
- a CDS encoding GNAT family protein translates to MIITTTPRLIIRAFNDKDASALFDYLSSPRTPCFHDEKLSTFAEAKEEVNKRAHDASQFAVCLKETDRLIGHLFANNSEEPDRNTWSVGWHFNQHYEGQGFATESVAGLFHYLFTEREARRLYAYVEDYNLASQRLCTRLHMRQEGCFMEFVSFVAEDGNEKYDNTFVYALLKKEWLVASQVAEGT, encoded by the coding sequence ATGATCATCACCACTACGCCGCGACTTATCATTCGCGCATTTAATGACAAAGACGCGTCGGCGCTATTCGATTATCTATCTTCGCCACGCACACCCTGTTTTCATGATGAGAAACTCAGCACTTTCGCAGAGGCAAAAGAAGAGGTTAACAAAAGAGCTCATGATGCCAGCCAGTTCGCCGTTTGCCTTAAGGAGACAGACAGGCTTATCGGCCATCTGTTTGCCAATAATAGTGAAGAGCCGGATCGGAATACCTGGAGTGTGGGCTGGCACTTTAACCAGCATTATGAAGGTCAGGGTTTTGCTACGGAATCCGTCGCGGGACTCTTTCATTATTTGTTTACTGAAAGAGAAGCCAGACGCCTGTATGCCTATGTTGAAGACTACAACCTGGCGTCGCAGAGACTTTGCACCCGCCTTCATATGCGCCAGGAAGGATGTTTTATGGAATTTGTCTCGTTTGTAGCGGAAGACGGCAATGAAAAATATGACAACACATTCGTCTACGCCCTGCTCAAAAAAGAGTGGCTGGTTGCCAGCCAGGTAGCTGAAGGGACGTAG
- the glgP gene encoding glycogen phosphorylase → MNSPFIYNSPTLSVEALKHSIAYKLMFTVGKDPSIANKHDWLNATLLAVRDRMVERWLRSNRAQLSQDVRQVYYLSMEFLLGRTLSNALLAMGQYDDLKAALDAMGLDLDELLEEEYDPGLGNGGLGRLAACFLDSMATMALPGRGYGIRYEYGMFKQNIVNGRQAESPDYWLEYGNAWEFVRHSTRYKVRFGGRLQQEGSKVRWLETEEIVACAYDQIIPGYDTDATNTLRLWAAQASNEINLGKFNQGDYFAAVEDKNHSENVSRVLYPDDSTYSGRELRLRQEYFLVSATVQDILIRHWMMHKTYDNLAEKIAIHLNDTHPVLAIPELMRLLLDEHKFKWDAAWEIVTKVFSYTNHTLMSEALETWPVDMLGKILPRHLQLIFEINEQFLDDVQARYPDDNELLARVSVIDETHGRQVRMAWLAVICCHKVNGVSQLHSDLMVQSLFADFARLFPDRFCNKTNGVTPRRWLALSNPALSKVLDDSIGQTWRTDLSQLDDLKQHIDYPAFIQKVRKAKLENKKRLAIYVAEHMNVVIDPNALFDVQIKRIHEYKRQLLNVLHLITLYNRIKDDMDSERVPRVAIFAGKAASAYYSAKHIINLINDVAKVVNNDPLVQDKLKIIFIPNYSVSLAQIIIPAADLSEQISLAGTEASGTSNMKFALNGALTIGTLDGANVEMLEHVGEDNILIFGNTAEQVEELRRNGYNPRIYYDRDAELHRTLTQIATGVFSPDEPHRYADLFDSLVNFGDHYQLLADYRSYVDTQDKVDELYCDEEEWTRRTLHNIANMGYFSSDRTIQEYADEIWHIKPIKL, encoded by the coding sequence ATGAACTCTCCGTTTATTTATAATTCACCAACACTCAGTGTTGAAGCGCTGAAACACTCTATCGCTTACAAACTTATGTTTACCGTCGGTAAAGACCCCAGCATTGCTAATAAGCACGACTGGTTGAATGCGACATTGTTGGCGGTGCGCGATCGGATGGTAGAACGCTGGTTACGTTCCAATCGGGCTCAACTGTCCCAGGATGTCCGGCAGGTTTATTATCTGTCGATGGAGTTTTTGTTAGGGAGAACCCTATCTAACGCACTGCTGGCGATGGGGCAATATGACGATTTGAAAGCCGCCCTGGATGCCATGGGATTGGACCTGGATGAGCTGCTGGAAGAGGAGTATGACCCAGGGCTGGGGAACGGTGGTCTCGGGCGTCTGGCTGCCTGTTTCCTGGATTCGATGGCGACCATGGCACTGCCGGGGCGCGGCTATGGTATTCGCTATGAATACGGTATGTTCAAGCAGAATATTGTTAATGGTCGTCAGGCCGAGTCGCCGGACTACTGGCTGGAATACGGTAACGCCTGGGAGTTTGTGCGCCATAGCACTCGTTATAAAGTGCGTTTTGGCGGACGTCTTCAGCAGGAAGGCAGCAAAGTCCGCTGGCTGGAAACGGAAGAAATTGTTGCCTGTGCCTATGACCAGATTATCCCCGGTTATGATACCGATGCCACTAACACCTTGCGGTTATGGGCCGCGCAGGCCAGTAACGAAATCAACCTGGGTAAATTCAATCAGGGTGACTACTTCGCGGCGGTGGAAGATAAAAATCACTCGGAAAATGTGTCTCGTGTACTTTACCCGGATGATTCCACCTATTCTGGCCGTGAGCTACGTTTACGCCAGGAGTATTTTCTGGTTTCGGCGACAGTGCAGGATATTCTCATCCGTCACTGGATGATGCACAAAACCTATGACAATCTGGCTGAAAAAATTGCCATCCATCTGAATGATACGCACCCGGTGCTGGCTATTCCGGAGCTGATGCGACTGTTGCTTGATGAGCATAAATTCAAATGGGATGCCGCATGGGAGATAGTGACCAAAGTATTCTCCTACACCAACCACACCCTGATGAGTGAAGCGCTGGAAACCTGGCCGGTGGATATGCTAGGTAAAATCCTGCCGCGTCATCTGCAATTGATTTTCGAAATTAATGAACAGTTTCTGGATGATGTACAGGCACGCTATCCTGATGACAATGAATTATTGGCTCGCGTCTCCGTTATTGATGAAACGCATGGGCGGCAAGTGCGTATGGCCTGGCTGGCAGTAATCTGTTGCCACAAGGTCAATGGCGTCTCCCAGTTACATTCTGATCTGATGGTGCAATCGCTGTTTGCGGATTTTGCCCGGCTTTTTCCGGATCGTTTCTGCAACAAAACCAATGGTGTCACGCCGCGTCGCTGGTTGGCGCTTTCCAATCCGGCGCTGTCCAAAGTGTTGGATGACTCTATTGGACAAACCTGGCGTACTGACCTTAGTCAATTGGACGATTTGAAACAGCATATCGACTATCCGGCTTTTATTCAGAAAGTGCGCAAGGCCAAGCTGGAGAACAAGAAGCGGTTGGCGATTTATGTGGCAGAGCATATGAATGTCGTGATTGATCCGAATGCGCTGTTTGATGTGCAGATCAAACGCATTCATGAATACAAACGGCAATTGCTAAATGTATTACACCTGATCACGCTGTATAACCGTATCAAAGATGACATGGACTCGGAGCGTGTGCCGCGTGTGGCTATTTTTGCCGGTAAAGCGGCGTCGGCATACTACAGTGCCAAGCACATTATCAATCTGATCAATGATGTGGCGAAAGTGGTTAACAATGATCCATTGGTGCAGGATAAACTGAAGATCATTTTTATCCCTAACTACAGTGTCAGTCTGGCACAGATTATCATTCCGGCTGCGGATCTTTCGGAGCAGATTTCGCTGGCGGGTACGGAAGCATCCGGCACCAGCAATATGAAATTTGCACTTAACGGCGCACTGACAATTGGTACGTTGGATGGTGCCAATGTGGAGATGCTGGAGCATGTGGGCGAAGATAATATTTTGATTTTCGGTAACACGGCTGAGCAGGTGGAAGAGTTGCGCCGCAATGGTTACAACCCACGGATTTACTATGATCGTGATGCAGAGTTACATCGGACGCTGACGCAAATTGCCACTGGCGTTTTCAGCCCTGACGAACCGCATCGCTATGCTGACCTGTTCGATTCACTGGTGAACTTCGGTGATCACTACCAGTTACTGGCGGATTACCGCAGCTATGTGGACACACAGGACAAGGTGGATGAGTTGTATTGCGATGAGGAAGAATGGACGCGTCGTACATTGCATAATATTGCCAATATGGGATATTTCTCTTCGGATCGCACTATCCAGGAATACGCTGACGAAATCTGGCATATCAAGCCGATTAAGCTGTAG
- a CDS encoding putative addiction module antidote protein, with protein sequence MKDLNLAPLDAADYLDSEEVIAEYLSAALEDPNPDVFLTALKDVIKAKGMTNVAREAGIGCESLYKTLTPRAHPRYETISKLLTVVGVKLQVASI encoded by the coding sequence ATGAAAGACCTCAACTTAGCACCATTAGATGCTGCGGATTATCTGGATAGCGAAGAGGTGATTGCTGAATACCTGAGTGCAGCACTGGAAGACCCTAATCCCGATGTTTTTTTGACTGCGTTGAAAGATGTTATCAAAGCCAAAGGAATGACTAATGTTGCTCGTGAAGCCGGAATCGGGTGCGAAAGTCTGTATAAAACACTGACACCAAGAGCGCACCCTCGGTATGAGACGATCAGCAAACTGCTAACGGTGGTGGGTGTTAAATTACAGGTGGCGTCAATTTGA
- a CDS encoding diguanylate cyclase, producing the protein MVLGLGINLLALVGRLVTTIIQNNQQDSLLNNSFHHFIFNFSNILTLMFVVNGMMMMAKDRSDHLNSLMVRQDNLTGCWNRIRIQEIAQQEMARLERYGHPVSLLMIDLDNFKKINDKFGHAAGDTVLCGFVNTAWQSLRTTDVLGRWGGEEFVAILPSTGLAGAIETAERILSSLETQIFPNSIQITASIGIAIGQSTDSWSDWLGRADAALYRAKANGRNRVELEIFETTEEDDINRKDSHLVTLTWRSTYETGYAEIDMQHRLLFDKANDFLQLILQKSSSEVLIEYASRLADDIRRHMQDEESFLWDKHHPKAASHTVIHNKLLAQVDEMIACCQQGQISSIELFHYIVYEVIAQHMLIEDQKLNLTTPP; encoded by the coding sequence ATGGTGTTAGGTTTAGGTATCAATCTACTGGCGCTGGTCGGACGGTTGGTAACCACCATCATTCAAAATAATCAACAAGATAGCTTGCTCAACAACTCGTTTCATCATTTTATTTTCAATTTTTCCAATATCCTTACGCTGATGTTTGTGGTCAACGGGATGATGATGATGGCAAAAGATCGGTCAGATCATCTGAATAGTCTGATGGTAAGACAAGATAATCTGACTGGATGCTGGAACCGCATCCGCATTCAGGAAATCGCCCAGCAGGAAATGGCTCGGTTGGAACGCTACGGGCACCCGGTATCCTTGTTGATGATCGACCTGGATAATTTTAAAAAGATCAATGACAAATTCGGGCATGCGGCTGGAGATACCGTACTATGCGGCTTTGTGAATACGGCCTGGCAATCGTTGCGGACAACAGATGTACTGGGGCGCTGGGGGGGTGAAGAATTCGTGGCAATATTGCCATCCACTGGACTGGCTGGCGCCATAGAAACAGCGGAACGCATTCTTTCCTCGCTGGAAACACAGATATTCCCCAACTCGATTCAGATAACAGCCAGCATTGGCATCGCCATCGGTCAATCGACAGACAGTTGGTCAGATTGGCTTGGGCGAGCTGATGCGGCACTTTACCGGGCAAAAGCCAATGGACGTAACCGAGTGGAGCTGGAAATCTTTGAAACGACAGAAGAGGACGATATAAACAGGAAAGACTCTCATCTGGTTACACTGACCTGGCGCAGCACCTACGAAACAGGTTACGCGGAAATAGACATGCAGCATCGTTTACTTTTTGATAAGGCTAATGATTTCCTGCAACTGATTTTGCAAAAATCTTCGTCAGAGGTATTGATTGAGTATGCCAGCAGACTGGCCGATGACATTAGACGGCACATGCAGGATGAAGAGTCGTTCCTGTGGGACAAACATCATCCGAAGGCAGCATCACATACCGTTATACACAATAAGTTGCTTGCACAAGTTGACGAGATGATAGCGTGCTGTCAACAAGGGCAGATCAGTAGCATAGAACTATTCCACTATATCGTTTACGAAGTCATCGCCCAGCATATGCTGATTGAAGATCAAAAATTAAATCTCACCACACCGCCCTGA
- a CDS encoding AAA family ATPase, producing the protein MINNIVLNEVASYKSKSELNTDKKVNIIYGLNGTGKSTLSNYFYDIENKKYQHCSHSGEYDEVLVYNQKFILDNFYAKDSLNGIFSLSKENKEAKEKVESLTLEIIKLSDEKREIENEITAQKTTISDAKNKAQNKTWEIKTNYSGGDRVLEFCLSGKMGSKESLFNHLCSIPLPNPKPSKNISNLKEEASAVDGETAIKYSMLEKIDTIELSFDEVELLQDIIVGSTDSPVSYLISKLQNSDWVNEGLKYLEQTGDSQCPFCQSQTITENLVQHIRNYFDETYQNSVEKMNSIQTKYKSLIDSIPLLDTYKECKLSANYIIKLSDHYNQLSKDTENNLELIKQKVINPSNPVTLTDISNSVDNINSLVELVNAEITTHNSKIDNAKDELEKIKISFWQILRHEYDQTILNFNDIKKSANNIIIQKNTEKDGKEEIIKAKDEERIEYQKSTVNIDEAVFNINQGLNDIGITDFYIEKYEDALYRIVRNESNSKIFSSLSEGEKMIISLLYFRELFRGKRIATEGKTRKIAIIDDPVSSLSHIFVYNIGQLIKNDFFNSDEIEQVFVLSHSLYFFYELADANHERRKETQNLFRLSKNSNGSSISLMRYDEIQNDYQSYWSVINDDKQPPALIANCMRNIIEYFFNFVQKADLSNVTQKPELKKPRFQSFIRYINRESHSLGQNIFDFKEFNYNDFKEGLRLVFEHTGYSAHYKKMAKIKN; encoded by the coding sequence ATGATAAACAATATAGTGCTAAATGAAGTTGCAAGTTACAAATCAAAATCAGAGTTAAATACTGATAAAAAAGTAAATATTATTTATGGTTTAAATGGAACAGGTAAAAGCACTCTCTCCAATTATTTCTATGACATAGAGAATAAAAAATATCAGCATTGCTCTCACTCAGGTGAGTATGATGAAGTCCTTGTCTACAATCAGAAATTCATTCTGGATAACTTTTATGCAAAGGATTCTCTAAATGGAATATTTAGTTTATCCAAAGAAAATAAAGAAGCAAAAGAAAAGGTTGAGAGCCTTACATTAGAAATAATAAAATTATCTGATGAAAAACGTGAAATTGAAAATGAAATTACAGCACAAAAAACCACTATTTCTGATGCAAAAAACAAAGCTCAAAATAAAACATGGGAAATTAAAACTAACTATTCAGGTGGTGATAGGGTCCTTGAATTTTGTTTGTCAGGAAAAATGGGAAGTAAAGAATCATTATTTAACCATCTTTGCTCGATTCCTTTACCTAATCCTAAGCCATCAAAAAACATCTCTAACCTAAAAGAAGAAGCAAGTGCGGTTGATGGCGAGACAGCAATTAAATACAGCATGTTAGAGAAAATTGACACCATTGAATTATCATTCGATGAAGTGGAATTGCTTCAAGATATCATTGTGGGAAGTACAGACAGTCCCGTCTCATATCTTATAAGTAAGCTTCAGAACTCAGATTGGGTAAATGAAGGGCTAAAATACTTAGAACAAACAGGAGACTCCCAGTGTCCATTTTGTCAATCTCAAACTATAACTGAAAACTTGGTTCAGCATATTCGTAATTATTTCGATGAGACGTATCAAAATAGTGTGGAAAAAATGAACTCCATTCAGACTAAATATAAGTCATTGATTGACAGCATTCCTTTACTGGATACTTATAAAGAATGCAAACTGTCTGCCAATTATATAATTAAATTAAGCGACCATTATAACCAATTAAGCAAAGATACAGAGAACAACCTGGAACTAATAAAGCAGAAAGTAATAAACCCCAGTAATCCGGTAACTCTGACTGATATATCTAACTCTGTTGATAACATCAATTCACTAGTGGAATTAGTGAATGCTGAAATAACCACACATAACTCCAAAATAGACAATGCAAAAGATGAGTTAGAAAAAATAAAGATATCGTTCTGGCAGATATTAAGGCATGAGTATGATCAAACAATTTTAAATTTCAACGATATAAAAAAAAGTGCAAACAATATCATCATTCAAAAAAACACAGAAAAAGATGGAAAAGAAGAAATAATAAAGGCTAAAGATGAAGAGCGGATTGAATATCAGAAATCCACCGTAAATATAGATGAGGCAGTATTCAACATAAATCAAGGTTTAAATGATATTGGAATCACTGATTTTTATATCGAAAAATATGAAGATGCTCTTTATCGCATAGTACGCAATGAGTCTAATTCTAAAATATTCTCATCATTAAGTGAAGGCGAAAAAATGATTATCAGCCTTTTATATTTTAGAGAACTATTCAGAGGAAAAAGAATCGCTACCGAGGGTAAAACGAGAAAAATAGCAATAATCGATGACCCTGTATCAAGCTTATCACATATTTTTGTCTATAACATTGGCCAACTGATAAAAAATGACTTCTTTAACTCTGATGAAATAGAGCAGGTATTTGTTTTATCTCACAGTCTGTATTTTTTCTATGAACTTGCTGATGCAAACCATGAAAGAAGAAAAGAAACTCAAAATTTATTTAGACTTTCTAAAAACTCCAATGGCAGTTCAATTAGCTTAATGAGGTACGATGAAATACAGAATGACTACCAGTCTTACTGGTCAGTAATCAATGATGACAAACAACCCCCGGCCTTAATTGCTAACTGCATGAGGAATATAATTGAATACTTTTTTAATTTTGTACAAAAAGCAGATTTAAGCAACGTTACTCAAAAACCGGAGTTAAAAAAACCACGATTTCAGTCCTTTATTCGCTACATAAACAGAGAATCACACTCATTAGGACAGAACATTTTTGACTTCAAGGAATTTAACTATAATGATTTCAAAGAGGGGCTTAGATTAGTATTCGAGCATACGGGTTATTCCGCACATTATAAAAAGATGGCAAAAATAAAGAACTAA
- the ppiA gene encoding peptidylprolyl isomerase A has translation MSKRILAAVATVLSLTAFSPAFAATSTSTYVLLTTSAGNIELALDNQKAPVSVKNFVNYVNSGFYNGTTFHRVIPGFMIQGGGFDSNMKPKAVNPAIKNEADNGLRNLRGTIAMARTAEKDSATSQFFINVADNAFLDHGQRDFGYAVFGKVVKGMDVADKISQMQTENVGPYQNVPTKPIVIQSAKVLKNK, from the coding sequence ATGTCAAAACGTATACTGGCAGCGGTCGCAACGGTTCTTTCTTTAACCGCATTTTCGCCCGCGTTTGCTGCAACCTCTACCTCTACTTATGTGCTGCTTACTACGTCAGCCGGGAACATTGAATTGGCGCTGGACAATCAAAAAGCACCAGTATCTGTGAAAAACTTCGTGAATTACGTAAATAGCGGATTCTATAACGGCACAACGTTCCACCGTGTTATCCCTGGTTTTATGATTCAAGGCGGGGGATTTGACAGCAATATGAAACCGAAGGCGGTTAATCCGGCGATTAAAAACGAAGCGGATAACGGTTTGCGCAACCTGCGGGGTACGATCGCTATGGCGCGCACTGCTGAGAAAGACAGTGCCACCAGCCAGTTCTTTATTAATGTTGCGGATAACGCTTTTCTGGATCATGGTCAGCGCGATTTCGGTTATGCGGTGTTTGGCAAGGTCGTAAAAGGGATGGATGTGGCGGATAAGATTTCTCAGATGCAAACCGAAAATGTCGGTCCTTATCAGAATGTGCCCACCAAACCAATTGTCATTCAGTCGGCAAAAGTTTTAAAAAATAAGTAA
- a CDS encoding polysaccharide lyase has translation MKALLKPITAGLLLALCQPVFAASTATGGYATTAGGNVTGAVSKTASSMQDIIDIIAAARYDSAGKKVKTGAYPLIITYTGNEDSLINAAAANICAQSAKDARGVEIKEFTKGITIIGANGSSANFGIWITKSSDVVVQNMRIGYLPGGASDGDMIRIDRSPNVWIDHNELFAANHECDGSKDGDTTFESAVDIKKDSTYVTVSYNYIHGVKKVGLAGFSSSDTAKRNITYHHNIYNDVNSRLPLQRGGLVHAYNNLYTDVTSSGLNVRQNGNALIESNWFENTVNPVTSRYDGSNFGKWELRNNNITKPADFTTYNITWTADTKPYVNADSWTTTGAYPSSIPYSYSPVSAQCVKNKLANYAGVSKNLATLTSSACN, from the coding sequence ATGAAAGCATTACTCAAACCTATAACTGCGGGGCTGTTGTTGGCATTATGCCAACCCGTCTTTGCCGCAAGTACAGCAACCGGTGGTTATGCCACCACCGCTGGCGGTAACGTTACCGGTGCAGTCAGTAAAACAGCATCATCCATGCAAGATATTATCGATATCATTGCTGCTGCCCGATACGACTCCGCTGGCAAGAAAGTCAAAACCGGTGCCTATCCGCTGATCATCACCTACACCGGCAATGAAGACTCGCTGATCAATGCTGCTGCCGCCAACATTTGCGCCCAGTCAGCAAAAGATGCCCGCGGAGTGGAAATCAAAGAGTTCACCAAAGGCATCACTATCATCGGTGCCAATGGTTCTTCCGCCAACTTCGGGATCTGGATTACAAAATCCTCCGACGTGGTGGTACAGAACATGCGTATCGGTTATCTGCCAGGCGGGGCCAGTGACGGCGATATGATCCGCATTGATAGATCCCCTAATGTGTGGATTGACCATAACGAACTGTTTGCTGCCAATCATGAATGTGATGGCAGTAAAGACGGTGATACAACCTTTGAATCGGCTGTGGATATCAAAAAAGACTCAACCTACGTTACCGTGTCTTACAACTACATCCATGGTGTTAAGAAAGTGGGTCTGGCAGGATTCAGCTCGTCAGATACGGCAAAGCGCAACATCACTTATCACCACAATATCTACAACGACGTCAACTCCCGACTGCCACTACAACGTGGTGGTCTGGTGCATGCCTACAACAACCTGTATACCGATGTCACCAGTTCGGGTCTGAACGTGCGTCAAAATGGTAATGCGCTGATCGAGAGCAACTGGTTTGAAAACACGGTAAACCCGGTAACGTCCCGTTATGATGGTTCCAATTTCGGCAAGTGGGAATTGCGTAACAACAACATTACCAAACCTGCCGACTTCACTACCTACAACATTACCTGGACTGCCGATACCAAGCCTTATGTAAACGCAGACAGCTGGACCACCACCGGGGCCTACCCGTCCAGCATTCCTTACAGCTACAGCCCGGTCAGTGCCCAGTGCGTGAAAAACAAACTGGCTAACTATGCTGGTGTCAGCAAGAACCTGGCAACCTTGACCAGTTCAGCCTGTAACTAA
- a CDS encoding tyrosine-type recombinase/integrase, with the protein MPLTDAKIRSTKSTNKPIKLADGGGLYLEVRPSGSKLWRYRYRIAGKENVFALGEYPTLSLAEARAEHDKARALVKQAIHPAHQRQLERMASHSANANTFEAVAREWIDKKSPDWTPYYLRQVERFLAADVFPVIGKLPIKSVRAAHLLEIIKRIEGRGAETVALLIRQWSSAIFRYAVATLRADSDPAAALKGAIRRPKVEHHKPLSRTEIADFMQALNRYGGYRTTVIALKLMLLTFVRTVELRKAEWREFDLDGAEWRIPAGRMKMREEHIVPLSTQAIVLLRELQTYTGGRGWLFPNYRNPQDCMTATTLNRALERMGFNGKDSIGFSAHGFRATASTILNEMGYRPDVIERQLAHTERNKVRASYNRAVYLDERRKMMQEWADFVGNLHYI; encoded by the coding sequence ATGCCGCTGACTGATGCAAAAATTCGTAGTACCAAATCGACCAATAAACCGATCAAGCTGGCTGATGGTGGTGGCCTGTATCTGGAGGTTCGCCCGTCAGGTTCAAAACTGTGGCGTTACCGATACCGTATTGCAGGAAAAGAAAACGTATTTGCTCTGGGAGAGTATCCAACACTGAGCCTTGCCGAAGCCCGCGCTGAGCATGATAAAGCCAGAGCTTTGGTCAAACAGGCGATACATCCAGCACATCAGCGCCAGTTAGAACGTATGGCGAGCCACAGTGCTAACGCGAATACGTTCGAAGCTGTTGCGCGTGAGTGGATCGATAAAAAGTCACCAGACTGGACACCTTACTACTTACGGCAGGTAGAACGCTTCTTAGCTGCCGATGTATTTCCTGTCATTGGTAAGCTGCCAATCAAAAGTGTGAGAGCGGCCCACCTGCTTGAGATCATCAAACGTATTGAAGGGCGGGGGGCGGAGACGGTTGCTTTGCTGATAAGGCAGTGGTCTTCTGCGATATTTCGTTACGCAGTAGCAACACTTCGCGCAGATAGCGATCCGGCGGCTGCGCTCAAAGGCGCAATACGCCGACCTAAAGTTGAGCATCATAAACCTCTGTCGCGTACTGAAATTGCGGATTTCATGCAGGCACTGAATCGCTATGGTGGCTATCGCACCACGGTGATTGCCTTAAAATTGATGTTACTGACGTTTGTCAGAACTGTTGAGCTTCGCAAAGCAGAATGGCGGGAATTTGATCTGGATGGTGCTGAATGGCGAATCCCTGCCGGAAGAATGAAGATGCGAGAAGAGCATATTGTCCCGTTATCAACGCAGGCGATTGTGCTGCTACGGGAATTACAGACATACACTGGCGGACGTGGGTGGTTGTTCCCAAATTATCGTAACCCACAGGATTGCATGACGGCGACCACCCTTAATCGTGCGCTTGAGCGTATGGGGTTTAATGGCAAGGATAGCATCGGTTTTTCCGCGCACGGCTTTCGCGCTACCGCATCAACGATTTTAAATGAAATGGGCTACCGCCCGGATGTGATCGAACGCCAGCTTGCTCATACTGAGCGTAACAAGGTACGAGCGAGTTACAATCGTGCGGTGTATTTGGATGAGCGTCGGAAGATGATGCAAGAGTGGGCGGATTTTGTTGGTAATTTGCATTATATATGA